The sequence AAAATAATAAAAAGGGGTTTtcatgtttttaaactaattaatcATGTAATTAGTTTATTTTTTGGGGGAAAAAACTATCGTTCGTTGTCCTTTTAAGCTTATCAAACTTAACTAAGAGTTACTAAAATAACGAGTTTCAAATAACATTCAGATtcagaatttttaattactataaaAACAAATATGGGTACATACATTTCAAATGGAGATATATTAAAGCAATCAATATATTCCTTTATTCATACATGATACAATTatagatagattatatatataGTGATCGAGTATACTCTGTCCTTTACTTCTCCACGTGTTTAGGAATCATCAAACTCCGATAAGCGTAAATACCGTTGGAACTAAGTTGACGATGTTCAAGAGCCCGCGAAGGGTGTTACCCAGAAATACTAGTGGTGATTGTAGATTGCCGAGTGATGGTAGACTTGCGTTGCAGCTCGAAAGTGGTGTAGCAACAACTAGGTTGCAATTGGAAAGAAGAGCGCTAAGAGCTTGAACCGGCGAATTAAGAACGATATTATACTGCCCCTGTTGATTTGTTAAGGCCGAAGCTATTACATTGCCACCACACGACACTTGCACCAGAGCATCTGTTAATCATCCAACAAGGTGTTATATAAAGtactaaacagaaaaatatatagttTGTACTTTCGTGACACATCCTTATAAAGTATGTGTTACAAAGTTTAAGGGGTGCAAATGAAATATTTGAAAACCAAGTGAACTAATCAACTAATTAATGGTATTCAGGTGCCCTTCCAAGTTCCAATCATGAGGTTGCGAGTTTAAATTTTTGAGATGGGATAAGTATAGATATTCGTGAAAATCATGGTGGTGGGTATGGGTATGTGAGTTGTCTTTAAGAAATACGTACATATGCATGCTAACATAGTAACATATATTGGTGTAAATGAGCCGAGTCGAGTTCGAGCTTGACTAGGATCAAAATCGGCTCGTTTAAAAATCAAAGAGATTGAGCTCGGCTCGTTTGAAGCTTAATATATTATACTCGAACTCGTTTCATTTATAATTATACAAGGTCGAGCTTGCTCAAGCTCGATATAAGAGTTCGAGCTTACTAAGTCATCTTCACAATAAATCCAAGATTGAACTCGAATTCACTTAAGCTCAACTCAAATTGAGCTTTTACAAAGTCGAGCTCGAGTCGCTCTTGAGTTGCTCGAGTCGCTTACAATTTTGCGGACATGGTGTGAAATTCCATGATGTTAAAAACCCACAACATGGACCGTGTTCcactatttaatcatttttaagttTTAAGCTTTccttaaaaataaaaaatgaatctATTTAAACTTACTTTGGAAAGCAGGGGTTGGGGTTGTTGCATTGGCAACGGCATTACCATTCAAAGAGCAAAACAAATTCCCGGCGACATTAATCACACTAAGTAAACCAAGTTGAGCTTCAATTTGGGTTGCAGCTATAACAAAGATCAAAAGAGTAACCAAGACAACAGATTTCATTGGCGCCATTATGATCAAAGAGCGATCTAGTTTGTGTATTTAGTTAAATGCTTGATACATAGATATGGGTGTAAGTTACCTATTTATAAGGGAAGGCACATTGTCGCTTTCGCAGTTTATGAACTAGATTTTCGTATTGGTTGAATCTAAGAAACGAAGATTTAGCAAGTGTAGCAAATTCCTGTAAGGGAGACTTTAGCATTGTTGATTTGTCATGCAAGTTGTACCATAAAACGCATGCTAGATAATTGTTGTGGGGTTTGTCCTTCGATATGTTCTCTTACCACATGATCATCTCGTTATATTATTTCATAGCCAATGAGTTTATGCATTTTTTCAATGTGGATAAAAGTAATCATTTTAAAGTTTTGAAAAGATGATCGCATTTCTATAGTCGATATAGTTATTTAGTGGCGGATCTACGATTTGTAGTCACGGGTGTCTAGTTAAAAGTTCAAACAATTTTACATTATCCAATGTTGTCACTCAAAAATGTACAGTATCCATTTGTGTCACTAGTTAAAATCTCAAAAAAATTTCTACTAGATCATGTATTTCACTGGAAGCACAGTGCTACTAGTGATAAACAAATACATATGCCCATGTAGCTATTGATATACTTAGATCGTATGAAAATTGAGGCTTTTTAAGTGAAAAACGAGAACGGTATCAAATTCGA comes from Rutidosis leptorrhynchoides isolate AG116_Rl617_1_P2 chromosome 4, CSIRO_AGI_Rlap_v1, whole genome shotgun sequence and encodes:
- the LOC139845545 gene encoding phylloplanin-like is translated as MAPMKSVVLVTLLIFVIAATQIEAQLGLLSVINVAGNLFCSLNGNAVANATTPTPAFQNALVQVSCGGNVIASALTNQQGQYNIVLNSPVQALSALLSNCNLVVATPLSSCNASLPSLGNLQSPLVFLGNTLRGLLNIVNLVPTVFTLIGV